The stretch of DNA GCAGTCTTCGCATCGCTTTCAAGAGCCCCGAGGTCGAACGATACGAAGTGCGCGAACCGATCAAACTCTTTGTCGGGAAGTTGCTCGAAGTCCTGCTGAAAGACCGGGCGATTACTGGCGGTGATAAGACCCTGTTCTTCGTCGGCTGTCCTTCCGGCTGGAGTGCTACGGTTCGTGAGCGGTATGCTGAGTTGTTGCGTGATGCTGGGATGCGGCATGTGACTGTATGGCCGGAGTCGCGTGCGGCATTGGTCTATGCGCGCGAGTCTGGCTACATTTCGCAAGATCTGGCGGAAGGTGCGATTCTTATTATCGATATTGGATCATCGACAACTGACTTCACCGCGGTGCAAAACCTGGAAATCCGTATTAGTGATTTTGGCCAGAATGCTCTCGGTGGCGGGCTGATTGATAAAGCGATTCTCGAACGTGTGGTGAGTGAACATAAACGGGCCGGGGAGCTGCGGAAGATTTTTGCTGAGCATCCCGTATACGCGGCAATCTGTGAGTTAGAATGTCGAAAAGTGAAGGAGATGTTTTTCTCCAATCCAGATATGTGGATCGACAAACCTGCCAGTAAGACCGTCCGGCTTGAAACCACGCCACCCTTGTATTTCGATATCGAGATCACGCCGACATTTATGGAGGAAGTGCTGGATCGCCCACTTGCTGCTCTGCAGAACCGCAGTTGGCGAGGCGCGTTCCACGATGCCTTGATGCATGCCAAGGAACGAATGCAAGAGTGTTTGCCGCAGTTGGTGCTGCTGACGGGTGGTGCATCGCGGATGGGGTTTACCTCGGAACTTTGTGACACTGTGTTCCCTGGAACTCGCGTGGTGCGTGGTGCGGAACCGGAATTTGCCATCGCTCGTGGATTAGCCGGTGCCGGTCGCATCGAATTGAAAACGACGGCGTTTCGTGACGAAATCGACAGTTTGATCGCCTCGGGAAAGACGCGTCGGACGATTGAAGACAGTTTACCGGTCCTACTCGACTCAGTGGCCGGATTTCTTGCCCGTTCACTTCCTGAAGCGGTGATCGTGCCAGCGTTTCATGAATGGCAGCAGGGACAATTGCGCACCTTGGCTGACCTTGAACATGTCGTCCAACCCCGAGCAGTCGACTGGCTCGCGAGTGAAGACGGGAAGCGCCAACTTGGTGAGATCATTCGCATATGGTTCACCCGCATGCTGCCTGAAGTCGAGCGACTCACCAATCCGATCTGTGATCGTTACCAGGTCCCCCAGACCTTGATGCATTTGCCGATGGTGCTTGGGGTCGAAGGCATGGGAGGGATGCCACGGAACATGGTCGATACGGAATCGGTGCTTGGCGGAGTGAGTAATTTTGTCTCGGTGCTCGGTGCGATTCTGGTCACATCGGTATTGGGTGGCGGTGGTGGGATCGCTCTGCTGACGCACGGACCGATCGGTGCCCTGATGTTGATCGTCGTTGGTGGGGTCACGTGGTATGTCGGCAAAGTTGGTATGGAAAACCTGTTGAAGAATATGGATATGCCAGGTTTTTTGCGGACGTTTGTCAGTGAAGAGCGCGTCCGTACTACGTTACGCGAGAAAGAACACGAGCTTATCAAGAATATTCGCGATTCACTCTCTGTTAATATGTCGGCGTTTGCCACCCTGGTGGACGCGATACATAACTCGATTACCCAAGGACTCTATCGGGCTGCCGATCGGGCGGCGTTGTTGATCCGGTAAGGATCTATCTAAGGAATTACAGATATTCGGAGTTGTCACTCTGCGTGCAACGAAGAATCTTTCTGAGAGACCCTTCACTTCGTTCAGGGTGACAAGTGCAATGTGCTGCCCTTCAATCATCCGAATCACCCCTTTTTCCTCCGCACCCGCAACGCAACAGTTTTCGTCGGATGATTGAACGGTGCGGGATCAACTGGCGGCGTGCTCACAATCGTATGCGGATACCCAGTGCAATCCGACGGTACGGGAATCAGTTCTTCAATAGATAAATACCCATCACCACAGAGTTCTTCGAGCAACTGTAAGTACGATGCGCCAGACACAAATAGCGCGTTGTTGATGGCGATCAGATAACCACCGTCGTTCACCAATGGTCGGACTTTGTTGATCATACGATGACTCTGAGTGACGAGATCAACCGTGCCTCTACTGGTGGCAGAGAAAAATGGTGGGTCAAGGAACACACAATCGAACCGCTCACCGTGTCGTTTCAGGACACTCACGTGCGTCCAGAAATCACCGGCCTGAAAATCGGCCTTACGAATGGGAAAGCCGTTCAACGAGTACGAATCTTTGGCGAGGTGTAAAAACGATCGGTTGAGATCGAGATGAACCACACGACTTGCCCCGGCAGCGGTGGCAGCCACACCAAGACTCCCGGTGTACGCAAAGGTATTCAGCACGGATTTGTCGGTGAGATGTTGCAGTGCCCAGGCACGCAGGTTGCGCGTGTCGAGATAAAAACTGGCGTCGCCATGCATTTGCAAATCGAGAGCATAACGCACGCCATGCTCACGGATGTGGCGATCGAGTCGCTCACCGTACAAGAGGATGCCTTGCCGATCTGTCAGTGAGGGAGAACGGTGTTGTTTCCACAGCACTGCTTGGAGCCACGGCAACTGCGCACGCACAAAGTCATGAAGCGTAGTCATGCGGTGTGTTCGCTCTGCTGCCTCTATGGGTGCGTCCGCGTAATCGTGCAGCACAAGAGTCCGGGCGTAGACATCAACAACTAAATCAGGGCAGCCTTCATAGAAACCGTTGAAGAGACGAAAGGCGGCTTCATGTTTTGGGGCGAAGAACTCAGCACGAGCAGTGAGTGCTAGGTCGAGGAGGCGAAGCACGTCGAGGGCAGAGAGAGGCAGCATACAGATTACGCTTATAAGTACCTGCTCCGTTGCTTGCTAATGGGCCACGCTAATTTTGCTCTTCCGCCTGAAGATCGCGGTAACAGAGCACAGAAACAATCCGCACCTGCCGCCGAGACACTGGCAGTATGGCATGCGGCAGTAACCCACCAAACAGCACTATCGTATGACCAGGCTGTAAGCGCACGTTGACCACACCCTTCTCCGGTTGCGCTCGAAGCTGTGAGAGCGGCTCGGTCACGCGAGTTGGGTACAGCGACAAGAGCCCTCCTGTCTCAGAAAATTCTGGGCCGTCGTGAAGACACGTAATGACCGCGACGTCACAAGATGAGACATCCCGGTGGATAGTCAAATAATCATCGCGATGTGCGTAGTACGTGTACGTGCCACCTCCCCCACTGGGCTGCAGCGGCGTTCCTGCCACAGACGAGAGAACGTCTCTGAGCCACGCCGCCTGATACAGCCGGTGCTGTTCCCGTCCGGCTGCCGCACTCAGGAAACGGCGCGCCGGGTCGCCGCCACGGACTTCCTCGGTGTCTGAGACCGGTACCCAGCTCTTTACTGCATGCGGTACGAGCCGCAATGACTCTGAGAGGAGTCGGGTCAGGAGGGAGGGATCAATCAACTTGGCAAAGACGGCAAACCCGCCCCTCTGAAGTAACGGGGAGGTATGCAAATGTGAGGGAATGAAATC from Deltaproteobacteria bacterium encodes:
- a CDS encoding SAM-dependent methyltransferase, which produces MLPLSALDVLRLLDLALTARAEFFAPKHEAAFRLFNGFYEGCPDLVVDVYARTLVLHDYADAPIEAAERTHRMTTLHDFVRAQLPWLQAVLWKQHRSPSLTDRQGILLYGERLDRHIREHGVRYALDLQMHGDASFYLDTRNLRAWALQHLTDKSVLNTFAYTGSLGVAATAAGASRVVHLDLNRSFLHLAKDSYSLNGFPIRKADFQAGDFWTHVSVLKRHGERFDCVFLDPPFFSATSRGTVDLVTQSHRMINKVRPLVNDGGYLIAINNALFVSGASYLQLLEELCGDGYLSIEELIPVPSDCTGYPHTIVSTPPVDPAPFNHPTKTVALRVRRKKG